The stretch of DNA ACCTGGTGTATAGAAAATGACCATCATTATTGAGCATGTGTATTAGATATATCTTTGATGAGTttttcaaacaataaaaaatgaaaaaaattaaaagatagagaaagtGAAAAAAAGTTTGGTTGAGAGactcaaaaaacattttaatagacttcttttttatttgtcttcttTTCATTTGACAATGCATTAATGATTGATGATGCTCTTAGTTGGCATGAGTAGTATACCTTACCCTCGGACCTTACCTAGAGCAAACTTTAATCTTAAACATTATTCGCATCATAATTACATATCTGCATGATTAAATCCGTTTTCTAAGTCTTCTTTGAAGAATCTTAGATGTTTTCTGGATTCGTGTACATCAATGTATGGTGGcctatatgttaaaaaaaagtaaaagctGAATGAGAAGTTTGTGAGGATAAAAAAAGTTTGCCATGATAACATTTGTGAATAAGATAGATTTGTGTCTCAAGAACTTTATTGAAACATAAACTAGGATTAGCTCAAGAGAGCTTTATTGAAAGACTAAGAATCTAAAGAAAGGAAGAAGCTTGTGTTGTCTTCAAGAGATATAAAAGATAGTTTGATTCATACAATAAAAGGGAAAGGGCTGCTCTTTTACAGCAGCCAAAGTTACATAAATGGTATCTCATTACACATATTTTTATGGCAACTCTCTAGCAATAACCCTAGATACAATGAGCTAACGGGCTTAGGCTTGAACTCTCTAATATGCCATTCTCAAAGATATTATTACTCCGATAACGTAAGAACACTGGAACATGGACCGGTAATGTCGTTGACATTAATTCTATGATTGGTCAATATAAAAAATGCCGCAATAATTCattgaaaagaataaaaacataGGCGCATGTAGGGATGGGCGTTCagatacccgttcgggttcgggtcgggtatttcggattttcgggtatttcggtatagggatagagaacccgttcgggtatttctgtactttggaccggattcggatatttttagttcgggttcggttattttaaatcgggttcggatatttagattttaaaagaaaaaaaaaagtttttcattttttaagtttattgtatttaaaaatatagatttcacttaactatttttttttattttttatagattgaatgattaatagatttgaagataatatttcaaaaacaaatatatattaatttgggtattgtttttaatctttgaatgtaacttttgttaatacatgaaacaaaaagtttgacatgcattttaaatgaatatcaaatcattttctccataattatatatatacttatgatcttaaagtatgtgtaacatcaatataaatatttttgtaaaaaataagagatttaaactagaaatataaaggtaagtatacatatgttcggttatcttcggatatccactCAGGTTccgatattacccgttcgggttcggatatccaatctctcctaacttaatacccgttcgggtatttttctagtttggttcggatttcggttcaggtttttcgggtcgggtttgggtGCGGCTTCgggtatcgggtaaagtgcccacccgTAGGCGCCTGTCTGTCTTCTCTCTATATCTTTCACGTCGCTATGTTCTTCTTCGATCACAGTTTGACCATCCGTTTATTTTGTCCTTCTCGCGTTCATTCAAAGGTTAAATTTGTTCTTCTTTTACTAGCTAATGGAGTTAATGATTTTCTTGTGTGTGGATAGTTGAAGATGGTTGTGAAACAATGTTATAGGTGACTAGGTTTAGACATAAAGTTTGTTCTTTACACGTCTTATGCTAACTTTATTTTCGTCTGTTCGGaaccttttttcttttaactaatAAATGCAACTTTTTAGCATGGTTTCTTTTTCCatgattattgatttattatgtGGAGTGAATCTCATCTTACTTCGGAATTAAGCAATCCATGTATTCTTTTCCCTTTCGGATCGGCTATTTAATGGTAGTCTCTGTCTTTTTTCTCCTTCACGAGCTTATGATTATATAACTCTTTCGTTTTATCGCATATAGTTCTGTAAGTTTGTTATTGATGGTGATGTAAAAGCTCTTTAAATTTGAAGAAGTCTTCatctgatatatatttttttttaggatttagaaGATGTCTCAAGCTGCTGGCAAACTTGGAATGGTTACTCTGGACAGTGAAGTGGTGCCATCGTCACTCGTGGAGATTACTCCGATCCTCCGTGTAGCCAATGAAGTAGAAGCTAGTAACCCTCGCGTTGCTTACTTATGTGAGTTGAAATAATGTAAAAGTCACCTGATGATTTGATCATCTCAAATGAtcttgtaaacaaaaatcattggcTGTTTTTAGGTCGGTTTTATGCGTTTGAGAAGGCAAGCAAGCTTGATCCAACGTCAAGTGGTCGTGGTGTTCGCCAGTTCAAGACTGCGCTTCTCCGGCGCTTAGAACACGTATCATCATTTCATTTACTTTACTGTTGGCTTGCACATAAAATTCTTCCTGCATGGAGATTATGTGTCAGTGTACTTTATTTTCTTGAACTTGTGCAGGAGGATGAAACAACACTTGCAGGAAGACAGCAGATAAGTGACGCACGCGAGATGGAAAGTTTCTATCAACACTACTACAAGAAATACATCCAGCCTTTGCTCAACGCTGCTGACAAAGACGACCGGTTTGTGTTTGATGGAACTGTTTGTTCGGATCGGTgttttatctctatattttatatgtgttttcATTCATAAAACAAAGATGTTTTTTGCTTTGTAGTGCTCAACTTACAAAGGAATATCAAACTTCTTCTGTTCTTTTTGAAGTCTTGAAGGCTGTTAATCAGACTGAAGATGTGGAAGTGCCTGATGAGGTAGTTTTGTTTCTGTTCATCTTTTTCTCATGAATAGGGTTACGACATTCTTGGCTCACTtgtttatgttcatctttttttcttgCTGGTAGGTTCTAGAAGCCCACACAAAGGTTGAAGAAAAAATCCAAATCCACGTGCCTTACAACAATCTTCCCCATGACCCTGATAGTCAAAATCTGGCTATAACGAGATTTCCTAAGGTTAACCAAATAGGCATATCCATATATGTTTATCGTGTTCTGAGTcagaaaaaataaacactttCACACTGTTCTACAGATACAAGCCACAGTTACCGCACTTTGTAACACTAGGGGTCTACCATGGCCAGCAGGCCACAAGATGAAACTCGATGAAGATATGCTAGACTGGCTTCAAACCATGTTTGGTTTTCAGGTGATACTAGTGAATATCctgtatttgttttgttgattgaGAATATCTCCCTGTGCTGATTGTGATCCAAACCTTTAAATGACAGAAAGATAATGTTGCTAATCAAAGAGAGAACTTGATTTTGTTACTTGCTAATGTACACATTCGACAGTTTCCGAGACCTGAACAACAACCAAAggtatgttttcttttgaactTCAGTTCACAGTTTACAATTCATGGGTCCAGTTCAGTGGTTCTCTCTGTCTGCACTAGTGGTCTAATTTACAACGTCTGCTTTTAGTTGGATATTGATCGCGCAGTGACTATAGTGATGAAGAAACTTTTCAAGAACTACAAAAAGTGGTGCAAGTATTTGGGTCGGAAAAGCAGCCTCTGGTGAGGATTCTCCTTGTAACGTCCCATTTTGTGTTTTcactttttctttcttacaaACAGATAAAAGAGATGTAACGCCTTGAGGTTTTCTTACTTGTTCATCTCTATTGTTCTGTAGGATGCCGGTGATTCAACATGAGGTTCAGCAGCGGAAACTGCTATATATATGCCTCTATCTTTTAATTTGGGGAGAGGCTGCAAACCTAAGATTCATGCCAGCGTGCCTTTGCTATATATATCACCATGTATGTCTTCAGTTTCTCCTCTATGTGGTTTGCCTGAAAGTGAAACATTACATTTTGAACTTAGAGAAGAGCATGTGAGTTCCATTTTTGGTGATCTTGGCTACTCCATAGACGTAGTTATCGATAAGTAAACTCCGGAGAGCTGAAAACGTAATATATAAGGACGAGGAAGTAAACCATATCCATCGTTGAGTATTAGTGAAAATAGTATTTGAAAAATTCACTTGGTGGAGACAAGAAAAGAATTGATTATATTGAGACATCGAGAACTTaataatacatgttttatatttacgtTAGGGGGATGTTTTTATTTCTAAGTTCGTCTTCTAAATTTGTTTAGATGGCTTTTGAGTTGTACGGGATATTGGCTGGGAGTGTTAGTCCAATGACAGGGGAGCGAGTAAAACCGGCATATGGTGGTGAAGATGAAGCTTTTCTGCAGAAAGTAGTGACTCCTATAGACAAGACAGTAGCTAAGGTTGCTTGCTTTGGTTCTTCA from Brassica oleracea var. oleracea cultivar TO1000 unplaced genomic scaffold, BOL UnpScaffold01194, whole genome shotgun sequence encodes:
- the LOC106321058 gene encoding callose synthase 2-like — its product is MSQAAGKLGMVTLDSEVVPSSLVEITPILRVANEVEASNPRVAYLCRFYAFEKASKLDPTSSGRGVRQFKTALLRRLEHEDETTLAGRQQISDAREMESFYQHYYKKYIQPLLNAADKDDRAQLTKEYQTSSVLFEVLKAVNQTEDVEVPDEVLEAHTKVEEKIQIHVPYNNLPHDPDSQNLAITRFPKIQATVTALCNTRGLPWPAGHKMKLDEDMLDWLQTMFGFQKDNVANQRENLILLLANVHIRQFPRPEQQPKLDIDRAVTIVMKKLFKNYKKWCKYLGRKSSLWMPVIQHEVQQRKLLYICLYLLIWGEAANLRFMPACLCYIYHHMAFELYGILAGSVSPMTGERVKPAYGGEDEAFLQKVVTPIDKTVAKEAKRSRGGKLKHPERRHYDDFNEYFWSVRCFQLGWPMRDDADLFCQTAEELRKSYRCFSAFALRRLFSIQRCRRNDDVNDTFDKILKML